From Eptesicus fuscus isolate TK198812 chromosome 13, DD_ASM_mEF_20220401, whole genome shotgun sequence, the proteins below share one genomic window:
- the LOC129147090 gene encoding putative olfactory receptor 56B2 isoform X2: protein MLTILQNLKASNISKIQISEFILMGFPGIHSWQHWLSLPLALLYLLALSANILILIIIYQETTLHQPMYHFLGILAVVDMGLATTIMPKILAILWFNAKAISLPECFLQMYAIHCFVGMESGIFVCMAIDRYVAICRPLRYSSIITESFVVKATVFMALRITISTIPVPVLAAQRHYCSQNQIEHCLCSNLGATSLSCDDRTINSIYQLLLAWTLMGSDLGLIILSYALILHSVLKLNSAEAVSKALSTCTSHLILILFFYTVVIVVSITHSATKAVPIIPVLLNVLYNVIPPALNPMVYALKNKELRRSLYKFLKLDIKSN, encoded by the exons ATGCTAACCATACTTCAG AATCTCAAAGCCTCCAACATCTCTAAGATCCAGATCTCTGAATTTATTCTGATGGGATTCCCAGGCATTCACAGCTGGCAACACTGGCTCTCCCTGCCATTGGCTCTGCTCTACCTCTTAGCCCTCAGTGCCAACATCCTTATCCTGATCATCATCTATCAAGAGACAACACTGCACCAGCCTATGTACCATTTCCTGGGCATCCTGGCTGTGGTAGACATGGGCCTTGCCACCACTATCATGCCCAAGATATTGGCCATCTTATGGTTCAATGCTAAAGCCATCAGTCTCCCTGAGTGCTTCCTGCAGATGTATGCCATACATTGTTTTGTGGGCATGGAGTCCGGTATCTTTGTATGCATGgctatagatagatatgtagctATTTGTCGACCACTACGCTACTCATCAATAATTACTGAATCTTTTGTGGTCAAAGCAACTGTGTTCATGGCACTCAGAATCACCATAAGTACCATCCCAGTGCCTGTATTGGCTGCTCAGAGGCACTACTGCTCCCAGAACCAAATAGAACACTGTCTGTGTTCTAATCTCGGTGCCACTAGTCTATCCTGTGATGACAGAACCATCAACAGCATTTACCAGCTTCTTTTGGCCTGGACGCTCATGGGAAGTGACCTGGGTTTGATTATTTTATCATATGCTTTGATACTTCACTCTGTGCTGAAGCTGAATTCAGCAGAAGCTGTGTCCAAAGCCCTAAGTACCTGCACGTCCCACCTCATTCTGATCCTATTCTTCTATACAGTTGTCATTGTCGTTTCCATCACCCACAGTGCAACAAAAGCAGTTCCCATCATTCCAGTGCTACTCAACGTACTGTACAATGTCATTCCTCCTGCCCTCAATCCCATGGTGTATGCTCTCAAGAACAAGGAGCTCCGGCGGAGTTTATACAAGTTTCTTAAGCTAGACATCAAGAGCAACTAA
- the LOC129147090 gene encoding putative olfactory receptor 56B2 isoform X1, with translation MFQNLKASNISKIQISEFILMGFPGIHSWQHWLSLPLALLYLLALSANILILIIIYQETTLHQPMYHFLGILAVVDMGLATTIMPKILAILWFNAKAISLPECFLQMYAIHCFVGMESGIFVCMAIDRYVAICRPLRYSSIITESFVVKATVFMALRITISTIPVPVLAAQRHYCSQNQIEHCLCSNLGATSLSCDDRTINSIYQLLLAWTLMGSDLGLIILSYALILHSVLKLNSAEAVSKALSTCTSHLILILFFYTVVIVVSITHSATKAVPIIPVLLNVLYNVIPPALNPMVYALKNKELRRSLYKFLKLDIKSN, from the coding sequence ATGTTCCAGAATCTCAAAGCCTCCAACATCTCTAAGATCCAGATCTCTGAATTTATTCTGATGGGATTCCCAGGCATTCACAGCTGGCAACACTGGCTCTCCCTGCCATTGGCTCTGCTCTACCTCTTAGCCCTCAGTGCCAACATCCTTATCCTGATCATCATCTATCAAGAGACAACACTGCACCAGCCTATGTACCATTTCCTGGGCATCCTGGCTGTGGTAGACATGGGCCTTGCCACCACTATCATGCCCAAGATATTGGCCATCTTATGGTTCAATGCTAAAGCCATCAGTCTCCCTGAGTGCTTCCTGCAGATGTATGCCATACATTGTTTTGTGGGCATGGAGTCCGGTATCTTTGTATGCATGgctatagatagatatgtagctATTTGTCGACCACTACGCTACTCATCAATAATTACTGAATCTTTTGTGGTCAAAGCAACTGTGTTCATGGCACTCAGAATCACCATAAGTACCATCCCAGTGCCTGTATTGGCTGCTCAGAGGCACTACTGCTCCCAGAACCAAATAGAACACTGTCTGTGTTCTAATCTCGGTGCCACTAGTCTATCCTGTGATGACAGAACCATCAACAGCATTTACCAGCTTCTTTTGGCCTGGACGCTCATGGGAAGTGACCTGGGTTTGATTATTTTATCATATGCTTTGATACTTCACTCTGTGCTGAAGCTGAATTCAGCAGAAGCTGTGTCCAAAGCCCTAAGTACCTGCACGTCCCACCTCATTCTGATCCTATTCTTCTATACAGTTGTCATTGTCGTTTCCATCACCCACAGTGCAACAAAAGCAGTTCCCATCATTCCAGTGCTACTCAACGTACTGTACAATGTCATTCCTCCTGCCCTCAATCCCATGGTGTATGCTCTCAAGAACAAGGAGCTCCGGCGGAGTTTATACAAGTTTCTTAAGCTAGACATCAAGAGCAACTAA
- the LOC129151246 gene encoding olfactory receptor 52N4-like has translation MLQLNKTDLHPASFILNGIPGLEDIQIWISFPFCSMYVVAMFGNCGLLYLIHYEDSLHKPMYYFLAMLSLTDLVICSSTIPKALCIFWFHLKKIGFDECLVQMFFTHTFTGMESGVLMLMALDRYVAICYPLRYSTIFTNNVIAKVGLVTFLRGVLLIIPFSFLTKRLPYCRGNIIYHTFCDHMSVAKLSCGNVKINAIYGLMVALLIGGFDILCITISYTMILRAVVSLSSADAQQKAFSTCTAHICAIVFSYSPAFFSFFSHRFGGHTIPPSCHIIIANIYVLLPPTMNPIVYGVKTKQIRDCIIRILSGSKNIKSHSI, from the coding sequence ATGCTACAGCTGAATAAAACAGACCTGCACCCAGCCTCATTTATTCTTAATGGAATCCCAGGACTTGAAGACATACAAATATGGATTTCCTTCCCATTCTGCTCAATGTATGTTGTGGCTATGTTTGGGAATTGTGGGCTCCTCTACCTCATCCACTATGAAGATTCACTGCACAAGCCCATGTACTATTTCTTGGCCATGCTTTCCCTTACTGACCTTGTCATATGCTCTAGTACAATCCCTAAAGCCCTCTGCATCTTTTGGTTTCATCTTAAGAAAATTGGCTTTGATGAATGCCTGGTCCAGATGTTCTTTACCCACACCTTCACAGGAATGGAGTCTGGGGTGCTTATGCTTATGGCCTTGGACCGCTATGTAGCCATCTGTTACCCTCTGCGCTACTCAACTATCTTCACCAACAATGTTATTGCAAAGGTTGGGCTTGTTACTTTCCTGAGAGGGGTATTGcttattattcctttttctttcctcacgAAGCGCCTTCCCTACTGCAGAGGCAATATAATATACCACACTTTCTGTGACCACATGTCTGTAGCCAAGTTATCCTGTGGCAATGTCAAGATCAATGCCATCTATGGTCTGATGGTTGCCCTTCTGATTGGAGGTTTTGACATCCTGTGCATTACAATTTCCTACACCATGATCCTCAGGGCCGTGGTCAGCCTCTCCTCAGCAGATGCTCAACAGAAGGCCTTCAGTACCTGCACGGCCCACATCTGTGCCATTGTTTTCTCCTACAGTccagctttcttttccttcttttcccaccGCTTTGGGGGTCATACAATACCTCCATCTTGCCACATCATTATAGCCAATATTTATGTGCTCCTACCTCCCACTATGAATCCTATTGTCTATGGGGTAAAAACCAAGCAGATACGAGACTGTATCATTAGGATCCTTTCAGGTTCTAAAAATATCAAATCCCATAGCATATGA
- the LOC129151245 gene encoding olfactory receptor 52N4-like has translation MLTLNQTDMTPASFILNGIPGLEDMHLWISFPFCTMYVVAVVGNCGLLCLIRYEDSLHRTMYYFLAMLSFTDLVMCTTTVPKALCIFWFHLKEISFDECLVQMFFIYTSTGMESGVLMLMALDRYVAICYPLRYSAILTNPIIAKAGLATFLRVALLFIPLMFITKKLPYCRGNIIYHTYCDHMSVAKLSCGNIKVNVIYGLMVALLIGGFDILCITISYTMILRTVVSLSSADARQKAFSTCTAHICAIVFSYSPAFFCFFSHRFGGHIIPASCHIIVANIYLLLPPTMNPVVYGVKTKQIRDCVIRILSGSKITKSP, from the coding sequence ATGCTAACGCTGAACCAAACAGACATGACTCCAGCCTCATTCATTCTTAATGGAATCCCAGGACTAGAGGACATGCACCTCTGGATTTCCTTCCCATTCTGCACGATGTATGTTGTAGCTGTGGTAGGCAATTGTGGACTTCTCTGCCTCATCCGCTATGAGGACTCCCTGCACAGGACCATGTACTATTTCTTGGCCATGCTTTCCTTTACTGACCTTGTCATGTGCACTACTACAGTCCCTAAAGCCCTCTGCATCTTCTGGTTCCATCTTAAGGAAATCAGCTTTGATGAATGCTTGGTTCAGATGTTCTTTATCTACACCTCAACAGGGATGGAATCTGGGGTGCTCATGCTTATGGCCCTGGaccgctatgtggccatctgTTACCCTCTGCGCTACTCAGCTATCCTCACTAATCCTATCATTGCAAAGGCTGGCTTAGCCACTTTTCTGAGAGTGGCATTGCTTTTCATTCCTTTGATGTTCATCACCAAGAAATTACCCTACTGCAGAGGCAATATAATATACCATACCTACTGTGACCACATGTCTGTAGCCAAGTTATCTTGTGGAAATATCAAGGTCAATGTTATCTATGGTCTAATGGTTGCTCTCCTGATTGGGGGCTTTGATATCCTATGTATCACAATCTCCTACACCATGATCCTACGGACGGTGGTCAGCCTCTCCTCAGCGGATGCTCGGCAGAAGGCCTTCAGCACCTGTACTGCCCACATCTGTGCCATTGTTTTTTCCTACAGTCCAgccttcttttgtttcttttcccatCGATTTGGAGGTCACATAATTCCTGCCTCTTGCCACATCATTGTGGCTAATATTTACCTGCTCTTGCCTCCCACTATGAACCCTGTTGTCTATGGTGTGAAAACCAAACAGATACGAGACTGTGTCATACGGATCCTTTCAGGTTCTAAGATTACCAAATCCCCATAA